The genomic segment gcTGAAATGCTATGAAATTGCGAATCTCCTGCATGCATACTGCTCTGCGTAAGTTTTTCTTAATAAACCATCGATCTCATCCCTAATCTCCTTACTGGTAGAGAGGGTAAAAATAGGGTGGACTAAATGTATTTAATAAACTATCAGTGAAAATAGgtgagaaataaaatagaaattagaGTTGTTCACGAAGAGAAATAGATAATTGACGAGGAGAGAATGAAAGAGATGGATGGAAATAAGTTAGAACTATTACATTAGATTTTACCgaattcaaaattaattctcctctaaattaataataccaacaccaacaccaacaccGACTTGTTTCTATCCACTCAATGTTATTTCCATCTTAAATACCAAACAAAGCGTATTGCTGTATCTCATAAATAGTCTTTAAAGTAAACAAATGATATAAGTGATGCCTCCAGTATTAGAAAGTACACTAAATAGTTCCGATAGAATTAATCCTTGGACGTGAAGACAATGTATCAACTTAGGGACTAGATTGACggatgtttaatattttaatgactACTTGTGTAATATTTGAGCCACCAAATTGATGGTCTACTCTTTGTTATATATAGTTGGaagtttccttttttttattagccTAGTCTTCTCTGTTTATAGGAATGACCTGGCAAACATTGTCAGAAGGAGAGGACACAAACAGATTCAGCAGCTTCTCACTGGCAGCTTATTAAAAGCTGATGCTGATTTTTTAAGTGCTGAAAATAGTTTAGACGAGAGATTGGACACCCCGAATATTTTTGAAGATCCCTTAACAGGTCAATTAAATTTCTTCTTTATGAATGGGCATTATTTTGTGTTGCTCACGACTGATGACTTAATCTAATGCAATTTAAAGGTCAGAATGAAAAGGTGGACAGTGTAGTAGACAATGTCGAAACATCATCAGAATATTTTCTGGGAAGTAGTTCTAGTAGTTTGTATGTGGAGTCTTCTTCAAGTTTAGGTGAAGATACTGACACCGTGGAAGAAGCCTTGGCCAATTTGACTATTGGAAATGGTCTAAGAGAATTCAAAGATGAAGTGGTAAGCAATGCGACAAAGGATAATTTGTACCCGAATGAAGTGACTATTGTGGATAATGATTCTGATAGGCTCTTTCTCAACTTCAGTAGCCAAAGTTCCATCATGCCTGCAGAAATCTCTGGTGAATTACCATATGAAACAGTGTCTTCTGGAAATTCTGATTCTGAGGATAGTTTAGTGGGAAAAACAGTTGAGCAGTTAACCATGTGGACGGAAAACCATGGCACTTTATTTAATGATTGTAATCTTGGTGCTGAAGAAAAAGAGTACAGTGATTTGGAGGAAAAGGACTTGGGTGCATTAGAAGGTCTAGATGATGATAATGCTGATGTTGAAAATGTTGCCACAATTTCTGAAGTTTCCACTCGGGAAAATTTATCTGGTGATGGCAGACTTGATTCAATTGTTAATTCTGCCGACAGCATTTCTACAAATCTTGACACTTTGGCCAACTTATCTTTGAAAGAAAAGGTTGCAAAATTTATTCAGAATGGAGATTTGGATCCAGTTGAAGGTAAATGCTAATTGTAGTGTTGTTAAAATTATGGGGTTTTAAATATTGAGGaagagagatgaaagaaaatgaaacacgGAATTGACATTAACTAATGTATTAGAGGGAGGGAGATGAAAGAAAATGGAACTCTGGTTATGATGTTAACTGATACGTATTGCATTGTATattgatgtattaaatatattcaCAAAACACAACACTATCCCATAGTCCTAATCATATTCCTAACAAATTCGGGAAACAAAATCATCACAAGGTAAGGAAATATATGTGAGAAGATATATTCATGTATTCTATCAGTTATTATGAATGGCTACAGTTGTGACTTTGATTGCAGTGGTTTCGGATTTGAGTTTCAACAtattaagtaaaaagaaaacagTGACCAAAAGAATAGATGATCTACCTTATCTCAACTCAATTTTTCTCTAAATGTTAgctactaaattaaaaaaaaaaaaaaaactttggcAACATGTCACTATGCTTTAGTCAAACCCCTTCTAATGAACAGATAAAGTTGGAATTTTTCTTCGATCaatgcaaattgtatgtacACTTTTTTTCCCCTTTTTGACAATGCCCCTACTGTTTGATTTTTAGATCATGTCTCTGGCATTTCAATTCAGGATGATCCTCAGGAAAGCAAAGAGAATATTGAATCAGAACTAGACGAATATATTCTGCCAGATAGCCGTCCTCCTCAAGATAATAATGTCATGGCTCATGGGAACTTATTGACATCCAAACTAGATCTATCTGGACCAGTGGATTTGGATAAGCCTCTTTGGTCAGTATTTTATATTGTGTAGATGCTTGTAACCAACTGGGACTGTGGGAAGTCCGTTGATTGATGTTTTCATTTAAACTGAACCCCTCCTTTTTTCTGAATTCAAATCATATCTAGGGATGATCACTTGCCACATGAGGTTCTAACTACTCATTTTGACAAGAGCGCAGATACTGAGGTCCTCTTGTGTATAAGTATCCATAAATTCTATCTCAATGAACAGCTTCTTGTGATCTTAATtcattttacttattttgaCTATGCAGACTCCAAAAGTGCAAAACGAAAGTGAGATAAATCATCTCAAGTACATGCTggtattaattatttaacaatctCATTTTTGGTTTACATGTTGATAAAGCTAACTATTTTATGTTTAGAATACTTATGAATATAACCTGTTCTCAGacttttcctcttcctttttcaaatgtttCAGTATCAGAAGGAGTTGGAACTGTCTCGACTGAAGGAAcaaattgaaaaggaaaaggtaGGAGAGTAATATCTGAAAACTGGCACTACAAGATGTTGTGTATATTGCTAAGATCCTACATTAGCTAGGTGCTAGAGTACTTGCTATTTGGGCACTTGTCCTTTCTTGAGCTAGCTTTTACAGTTGAGTTTGAACCAATTCACCAATCCGTTCTCAACTCTTAATGTATATTTTCTGGCATCAACCATGTTAGTTGTTAGCATCAAAATGACATTTCTCTGGGCTTTGGCCACTTTGACAGACCTAAGAGTAAAGATTATAGAAAGACAGGAATATGTGTGCCTGAATGAGTGAAAAATAGAGACAAAGATTGAGAGGCAACATCAACTGTATCACGGAGAAATAGATGATTGTAACTTATTTTGTACTGTTCATTTTTTTCAACGACTACCTCTTTGAATGTTTCCCTATTTGATTTTACTCTAGTTTTAGTGGCAGgagaaaatgtgaaaataaattctGTGATGGCATGAAGTCCTGTTTGCTTAATGTGTACATATGATACTCTCCTTCAGGAGATAACTTTGTAAACATTCTCTAAACCTTTGATGGGAACTTGGATATTATGGGGAACCTAGTCCCACATCAATAAGTATTTTAGATGATATGTGGAGTATTTAGGTGTTCGAGTATTTGGTTTCCCCTCCTTAATGGCTAGGTTTTAATTGTGGGTTCCCCAACTATTTGAGTACTTATCACCCACATTCTTGTAATCAAAACATTTGAATGTCCtaaatttatatcataaatGCAAGTCATTTCTAAGGATGATGATAATCCAAGATCACAACATGTGTGAAAGGttcttgtttttaaaatttgaataagtgtagtttgttaagaagtggattttaagcctaactcaacttcataaaaccggcttgtaaatacaaacacacacacagtTGAATCTGAATTTGTGTCTCTCATTTGACGAAATTCAATGTATTTTTGTTAGAGTGGAAGTGTTAACAAGATCATAGCAAACTAGGAGAAATTGATTGTTCAGCCTTTCTCTCTATTATTCCATACTCCATACAACTCAGTTACATGTTGCTTTCAGCTGGCTTTGTCTATCTTGCAAACCAAGGCAGAAGCAGAAATCAGCAAAGCCCGAAAACTGATATCTGAAAAAGATGTAGAACTACAGTTTGCTGAAGAAAGTCTTTCAGGACTTAAGGAGGTATTGCGtttgttttcttgtttactTGTAATCCAGTAATGTATTTGGAGCCCCTGGCGTTCTAGGGGTAGTggttatcttttttaaaattttaagcaTTTTCAGTACAAATATTGCttatgaaattgaagagaatttgatttaattattcttACTTTGGATTAGAACATTCAACATTCCCCCAAACTTAAGGTTGCAAAACAAGTCTTGAGTATTGCACTACAAAACCACCCGATCCCTGACTATAGAGTCGTGATCCACTTTTGCAAAAAGAACAATCAAAGTTGGTACCATTTAGAAGCTGAGTTTCATCTGGAAGAAACACTTCAAACGCTATATTTAATTATGTGCTCATGAATAACTGATGCAGTTTTAATACTCCTGTAGCATAAAAGATTTTTGTATCTGTTCCTGAACATAGTATAATTCATATGAAACTATATAAACATTCCTTGCAATGTAAAGGATGGACCAGAAGCAACAGCTTTTCCGGCAGTTGGACAAGGGGAAGTTTAGCTGAGTATATATGTCTGCTGCTCTTGgatgttaaaatatcattggATTGATTTACTATTTGAGCAGAAACTTCATATTTGATATTATGAAAATCtatagtttaattaaaatgttaatccAGCTATGTGGTTGTCTGCTTCATTGAATGCATGATGACAGGGGTGAGTTTTCTTCTCATGAAAGAAAAGGTTCTATTTGATCCCGTATATGGTGTATTTGGTAATTGATATGAACGAATGACTTTATATCCaaaaagagatgaaaaatagattatttaatttaaaacttgtaTGCATGATGATAGTCCTGTTTTCCCTTATATTCCAGGTTCAGATTGGATTCTGGGGTGATGGTGACATTGTGGAGGTGGCTGGTAGCTTCAACGGTTGGCATCACCAAATAAAACTGGATCCTCAACCATCAACTAGTGCTGTAGACATTGGGGAATCAAGGTTGTAGTAGTTACTTTTAACTGATTACGTATTTATATGTCATTATTCTGTCCTTGTTGATTACGTATTTATATGTCATTATTCTGTCCTTGTTGATTACGTATTGTTTGTTGATCATACAAGAGGAAATGTGTGTAAGATTCTTTGTTAGATGCCGATCAGTGTTAAGGCTAAGATCGGAAGCATCATTTCAATGATTTGTTACTGGATCGACCAATGCTATCTAGGATACAGAATTAAAAACTCTTTTCATATCGTGATAAAAATTACATTAGAAGAGTTAATTTGTcttgataataaatattgatatatgCTGTTCAATGTAATAATATCCAGGAGTTCCAGATTTTGGTCAACAATACTGTGGCTTTATCCTGGTGTATATGAGGTGTGTGCATCTTCAACGATATTAATGGTTAGAATCAGTAATCATTAGTGTCAGCAGCTTTCTGGTTCTCTTTCCATTTTTTCCCTTTTAATTATGGGCttcattttgttattatgtCTTTTTGTTTGGTTGGGTAGCAGTTGGAATAGATTGTTAGGTGGTTTGATACCTATTTGTTTCTGTTAGTTACCTTTTTTACTCGTAAAGCATAAATACTTCTAGATGATTTGATTACTGTATTTGTTTCTTGTAGataaaatttgttgttgatGGCAAATGGATAACAGATCCTCAAAGGGAGTCGGTAACAAGGGGTCACATATGTAACAACATTCTAAGAGTAGATAGATGATGCATTATGACTCATGTCACAATTGTTGAATGTATATAAAATGGTAAGCCGATGGTTTTCATCGTGATTGTTtctaataatcaatttaaaaatgttgCCAGACCCTGGAAATTACATGATCGAACTAAGGATTTaaagtgaaaattgaaaatCGTGGATGTGCAACATTCTAAGATTAGACTgttgatatatttaaattcttaattattccttgtttttttattattaatcagTCGGGGATTTGCTTGCTCTTTTTCAGCATACTCTTATACCTTCTTAATTTCTATACAATACAggatttttttgtttgatttttattagtGTCCTAATATTATTATGAACTACTGCAGGGTACATAAGGATTGAAGAAAATGGTTTGCTATGAATTTCTAAAATCACCACGCTTGACAGCTAGTGGACCAGGAGGAGAGACGCAAGAATTAGCAGAATTTTAGTATCTTTTGCTACCGTCCTGTTTTGTACATTTGTGTCTAAAATTAGGAATTTAGGGTGGGTTAGCGGGGAGGATTTGGTTAATCCATAACTGAGAAGCCGTAGCTTCAGACCACGCAATCATTGTATAAATCAAGGGAGAATTGTAGCCTCCTCGTTTTGGTATTCCCAATCTCTTGTTTCTGTTATTCTTTCAATGGTTTTTGTTGTCAAAGCCAGTCACAAGAACCAGGATAAAAGTACGTTTTGCCGAGCTATGTACATTTTACATGTGATATATGATAACTTACTACGTTTTTCAAGTTGGCaagaaagaagagaggaattGAAGTTCCTTACGCAAATGTCGGTGAATAAAATCTGTTGTGGATAGTATTCATGAGTATTAAATACTCATAGATAATGAGTAGCATGTAATTTTATATACAGTCGGGTGTGATATGATTTGTATGTGTGGATAtctattatttgaaaaaaaaaaattattttatattttattagttaaattatattaaaattaaaattaatttatattttgataggttaaatttaattaaaattaaattttaatttatattatattatatatatgtatatatttttaattttatttaagattttattttaaaaatttataaaatatttttattttaaatatttgtagtaTTTATGGATATTTGTGAGTTTCATATTCATGGgtgttttttaaacaaatatccAATCAGTAACAAGATGATTAACGACCGagtgaatttttttgttgtaaGTTAGGTAATGAATAAACATATGTACTTATCATCCCTAATTGAAATGAATTATAGAGAAAACGATGTATTTATATAGATTTCTAATTTCATACCACTCGAGTGCCAAGGAGGAATACAAATACACACAAAAATCTCATTTGCACATAAGTAGCACCCTTTCATGATCATAGCacaatttagaataaaatatacattatgGTGATGAAAGATACATTTAATAACACAATTTAGAACAACATATCCAATAAggtgaaatatataattaatagttgttcaaatacaaatttagcgaggcataaaaaaaattaattagaatctttatagaaattaaaatctataacttctcttagtttttctttttatcacaTCTAATCATTTGAGTCTCGTCAAAGACGACTTTGCTAATAAAACAACTAGCTTTCCTAGACTCCAACATACATCCTTCACTCTTTCAACATATTCAATAAAGATATAATTCTTTGTCTATGTCTCTAATTTCTCAAAAATTATCAATCTTGACATGTTCAAATGTCAAGGTCAAACAGCCTTAAATTATCACAATTTGTTTCCTTCCATCCCATGTGAGTtttacaaaacaatttaaagCATATGATGGACATGTGTTTATTAGATAGAAAATGTTTGTAGCTTCTCTTGAAAAAGACTTGGGTAAACCAACTCTCAATAACATACACCTTGTTTCTAAAAAGTGATTTTGTTCAACTTCTTAGCTAATACATTTTGTTGTGGTATACCTACAACTATCTTATGCTTCCTATTACACTCTTCCATGTAAAACTTATTAAACTACTATGATATAAAATTCAAGACATTTTTAGTTCTAAGTATTTTGAATGTTGTGCCatattgattattgattatgtGTACCACTCACTAAACCTTTGAAAAGTTGTAGTTTTACTTTTCAAGATATAGATCCACACCTTTCGCGAGTAATCATCTATGTATGACATTAAGGAAATAACCCTTCACCATGTGTATGAGCATGTGTAAGACCTTAAAGATTGCATGAGCACACTAAATCGATCTACTAAATACATGCTTACTAGTCTCAAACTTCAATTTGAGACTTTCAAAGTACACATGAACACAAAACTCTAACTCCTCCAACCTAGCACATCCTAACAGGTTTTACTTACCTAGACCAAACCCCTCTCACTAATGGGTCCTCAACGTTCGATACCATAACTTTATCTTATCTTGCATTCTTTGACTAGTCACAAACACATGTGCAATCATTATCGAACTGTCTAATATACAAAAATTGCTCATTTCACCCTTGTAGATTCtccttttaaaatctttatcaTACCTTATTCAATTTTGGTTGTTAAACCTATAATATCAAACAAGATAGTTAGACAAAAAATTTCTCTTGAGATTTAGAACATACCTTACATCTTGTAATAATATCTCTCGGTTGTCAAACATCTTCAACCTAATTATTCCATGCTTTGCACCTTACAAGCTTTATTGTTTTCAACTTAGGTACTTGCATGCCTTATACCTTACAAGatttattgttttctaaaaGAATTATACCTCCTTCTATCAATTCAGGTTTTAAAGAAATCATTCACAAGATCCATGTGATAAGCACATCTCAAGTCCATGACCAAAATTTTTATGTATCTAACTCAAATGTTACCAACACTCTAATAGAGTCAATTATTATACACTATCACAACATTCACATAATCCTTCTTGAAATGAGAATTTTAAGCTTCTCACTCTTTTCCTAGACAATTTTCCTTGAATCTCACACTTAAACCTTTT from the Vigna angularis cultivar LongXiaoDou No.4 chromosome 3, ASM1680809v1, whole genome shotgun sequence genome contains:
- the LOC108326329 gene encoding protein PTST homolog 3, chloroplastic isoform X2; translated protein: MGSVWVCSFPTCTTLPCRHCIFSPTHLLHHSTTLSIRASASQTTTNARTRTRSRRIKSDAEICNDVREFLASVGLPDDHIPSTKELLLHGWNDLANIVRRRGHKQIQQLLTGSLLKADADFLSAENSLDERLDTPNIFEDPLTGQNEKVDSVVDNVETSSEYFLGSSSSSLYVESSSSLGEDTDTVEEALANLTIGNGLREFKDEVVSNATKDNLYPNEVTIVDNDSDRLFLNFSSQSSIMPAEISGELPYETVSSGNSDSEDSLVGKTVEQLTMWTENHGTLFNDCNLGAEEKEYSDLEEKDLGALEGLDDDNADVENVATISEVSTRENLSGDGRLDSIVNSADSISTNLDTLANLSLKEKVAKFIQNGDLDPVEDHVSGISIQDDPQESKENIESELDEYILPDSRPPQDNNVMAHGNLLTSKLDLSGPVDLDKPLWDDHLPHEVLTTHFDKSADTETPKVQNESEINHLKYMLYQKELELSRLKEQIEKEKLALSILQTKAEAEISKARKLISEKDVELQFAEESLSGLKEVQIGFWGDGDIVEVAGSFNGWHHQIKLDPQPSTSAVDIGESRSSRFWSTILWLYPGVYEVCASSTILMIKFVVDGKWITDPQRESVTRGHICNNILRVDR
- the LOC108326329 gene encoding protein PTST homolog 3, chloroplastic isoform X1: MGSVWVCSFPTCTTLPCRHCIFSPTHLLHHSTTLSIRASASQTTTNARTRTRRSRRIKSDAEICNDVREFLASVGLPDDHIPSTKELLLHGWNDLANIVRRRGHKQIQQLLTGSLLKADADFLSAENSLDERLDTPNIFEDPLTGQNEKVDSVVDNVETSSEYFLGSSSSSLYVESSSSLGEDTDTVEEALANLTIGNGLREFKDEVVSNATKDNLYPNEVTIVDNDSDRLFLNFSSQSSIMPAEISGELPYETVSSGNSDSEDSLVGKTVEQLTMWTENHGTLFNDCNLGAEEKEYSDLEEKDLGALEGLDDDNADVENVATISEVSTRENLSGDGRLDSIVNSADSISTNLDTLANLSLKEKVAKFIQNGDLDPVEDHVSGISIQDDPQESKENIESELDEYILPDSRPPQDNNVMAHGNLLTSKLDLSGPVDLDKPLWDDHLPHEVLTTHFDKSADTETPKVQNESEINHLKYMLYQKELELSRLKEQIEKEKLALSILQTKAEAEISKARKLISEKDVELQFAEESLSGLKEVQIGFWGDGDIVEVAGSFNGWHHQIKLDPQPSTSAVDIGESRSSRFWSTILWLYPGVYEVCASSTILMIKFVVDGKWITDPQRESVTRGHICNNILRVDR
- the LOC108326329 gene encoding protein PTST homolog 3, chloroplastic isoform X3 — protein: MGSVWVCSFPTCTTLPCRHCIFSPTHLLHHSTTLSIRASASQTTTNARTRTRRSRRIKSDAEICNDVREFLASVGLPDDHIPSTKELLLHGWNDLANIVRRRGHKQIQQLLTGSLLKADADFLSAENSLDERLDTPNIFEDPLTGQNEKVDSVVDNVETSSEYFLGSSSSSLYVESSSSLGEDTDTVEEALANLTIGNGLREFKDEVVSNATKDNLYPNEVTIVDNDSDRLFLNFSSQSSIMPAEISGELPYETVSSGNSDSEDSLVGKTVEQLTMWTENHGTLFNDCNLGAEEKEYSDLEEKDLGALEGLDDDNADVENVATISEVSTRENLSGDGRLDSIVNSADSISTNLDTLANLSLKEKVAKFIQNGDLDPVEDHVSGISIQDDPQESKENIESELDEYILPDSRPPQDNNVMAHGNLLTSKLDLSGPVDLDKPLWDDHLPHEVLTTHFDKSADTETPKVQNESEINHLKYMLYQKELELSRLKEQIEKEKLALSILQTKAEAEISKARKLISEKDVELQFAEESLSGLKEVQIGFWGDGDIVEVAGSFNGWHHQIKLDPQPSTSAVDIGESRSSRFWSTILWLYPGVYEIKFVVDGKWITDPQRESVTRGHICNNILRVDR